A genomic region of Pseudoalteromonas piscicida contains the following coding sequences:
- a CDS encoding type 1 glutamine amidotransferase domain-containing protein, protein MMNKSLLTLSLVAAVSATSINAVAQDKNTPHVLMVLSSYGEMGADGSLSKPGFEFDELSKAYAVFKQNGIKVTLASPKGGEPLADKFDKNKPYNQAYSNDTTAMAQLKNTKRLSELEPSQYDSVFVVGGKGPMFDLHDSKPLQAIIRDIYVNNGVIGAVCHGPAALVDVKLENGEYLIAGKRVNGFTNEEEAAFGKKWTKQFPFLLEDKLIERGASFVQDGLMLNQVSIDGHLITGQNPFSTVDTAKAMVAALGLTVSELPRFKDDESILLVEGFFLDSSKAKARYLADKSSFDPMLLGISGLYQAQHAQTAYQLAVAVELMELTLADIDHPMLYEALINAQLKLNDMSGAKSTLEAALKKHGTAENLIALKEKVYG, encoded by the coding sequence ATGATGAACAAATCACTATTAACCTTATCTCTCGTTGCTGCGGTGTCAGCAACTTCAATCAATGCGGTTGCGCAAGATAAAAATACACCTCATGTGCTCATGGTGCTCAGTAGTTATGGCGAAATGGGGGCTGATGGCTCTTTAAGCAAACCTGGATTTGAATTTGACGAGCTCAGTAAAGCGTATGCCGTGTTCAAACAAAATGGCATAAAAGTCACGTTAGCCTCGCCAAAGGGCGGTGAACCACTGGCCGATAAGTTCGATAAGAACAAACCCTACAATCAAGCATACAGTAACGATACGACTGCGATGGCGCAGCTTAAAAACACTAAAAGACTGAGTGAGTTAGAGCCCTCGCAATACGATTCTGTATTTGTGGTTGGGGGCAAAGGCCCAATGTTCGACTTGCATGACTCCAAGCCGTTACAGGCAATTATTCGTGATATCTACGTTAACAACGGCGTGATTGGTGCGGTTTGTCATGGTCCTGCGGCATTGGTGGATGTAAAGCTTGAAAATGGAGAGTATTTAATTGCTGGCAAGCGAGTAAATGGCTTTACTAACGAAGAAGAAGCAGCGTTTGGTAAAAAGTGGACCAAACAGTTTCCATTCCTACTTGAAGATAAACTCATTGAGCGTGGAGCATCGTTTGTGCAAGACGGGTTGATGTTGAATCAGGTAAGTATTGACGGCCATTTGATCACAGGACAAAACCCTTTTTCTACGGTAGATACTGCTAAAGCGATGGTTGCGGCACTAGGTCTGACGGTAAGCGAGTTACCGCGATTCAAAGACGATGAAAGTATTTTGTTGGTAGAAGGGTTCTTTTTAGATAGCAGCAAAGCGAAGGCGCGTTACTTAGCGGATAAGTCATCGTTTGATCCTATGTTGCTCGGGATCTCTGGTTTATATCAAGCGCAGCATGCGCAAACTGCTTATCAACTTGCCGTGGCCGTTGAGTTGATGGAATTAACCCTTGCAGATATCGATCACCCCATGCTGTACGAAGCACTAATAAATGCACAGCTCAAACTAAATGATATGTCTGGTGCAAAATCCACATTAGAAGCAGCGCTTAAAAAGCATGGTACGGCAGAGAATCTGATTGCACTAAAAGAGAAAGTTTATGGTTAA
- a CDS encoding LysR family transcriptional regulator, translating to MKSITEEDLFVLTVESGSLKSAAEVIGTDPSSVSRKLANLESRLGVKLLQRSTKQTAATEVGLEYYKGVKQLLDEKRELEESISGTSAVPSGTLRVAAPHDFAERFIAPVVQTMITTYPDLNIELLLGSHFEDLKAKQIDIAIRIGKLDDSSLICRQLGHVPRVLVASKSYIERMGQPQRFSDLSKLDFIFYNKPKLGDQLILGKGLHREAVAVSGKLIANSVAVLKNWVNAGLGVHYGPLWAFQDELAMGNCIQLLPELHDESYPIHALYLSKQYTPAKVREFVELLTSTYQQYRFD from the coding sequence ATGAAATCGATTACTGAAGAAGATTTGTTTGTTCTTACCGTTGAATCTGGCAGCCTCAAATCTGCGGCTGAAGTGATAGGTACCGATCCCTCCTCGGTAAGCCGAAAGCTCGCAAACTTAGAAAGTCGATTAGGAGTAAAACTTTTACAGCGCTCCACCAAGCAAACGGCCGCAACTGAAGTTGGGCTTGAGTACTATAAAGGCGTAAAGCAATTACTAGATGAAAAAAGGGAATTAGAAGAATCGATTTCAGGCACCTCAGCAGTGCCTTCTGGGACATTGAGGGTTGCAGCTCCACACGACTTCGCCGAGCGCTTCATTGCTCCTGTGGTACAAACCATGATAACCACCTATCCAGACCTCAATATCGAGTTACTGCTCGGCAGTCATTTTGAAGATCTCAAGGCTAAACAAATCGATATTGCAATTAGGATTGGCAAACTGGATGATTCCTCCTTGATTTGCCGACAACTAGGCCATGTACCACGGGTCTTGGTGGCCTCTAAATCGTATATTGAACGCATGGGACAACCGCAACGCTTTAGCGATTTAAGCAAACTGGATTTTATCTTTTACAATAAACCTAAACTTGGTGATCAGCTCATTCTCGGTAAAGGCCTGCACCGTGAAGCCGTTGCGGTAAGTGGTAAACTCATCGCCAACAGTGTTGCAGTGCTAAAAAATTGGGTAAACGCTGGCCTTGGTGTGCATTACGGGCCGCTATGGGCATTTCAAGATGAATTAGCTATGGGCAATTGTATACAGCTACTACCTGAACTACACGATGAAAGTTATCCTATTCACGCACTGTACTTGTCGAAGCAATATACTCCCGCAAAGGTACGGGAGTTTGTTGAGCTATTGACTTCAACCTATCAGCAATACCGCTTCGATTGA
- a CDS encoding BlaI/MecI/CopY family transcriptional regulator: MKPNSTELIVLKILWREQPRTGKEIHTEIGSKLSWSYSSTRKTLERMCEKGYLAEQMQGNKKIYSAVLAKVPTLALYAQEFAKQIMELDEPLPIAMFSDSKLIAADELDELEAMLDELAKTQGDKE, translated from the coding sequence ATGAAACCTAACTCAACCGAACTAATCGTTTTAAAAATCCTTTGGCGTGAACAGCCAAGAACGGGTAAAGAAATCCACACAGAAATAGGATCAAAGCTCAGCTGGAGCTACTCATCAACTCGAAAAACTCTTGAGAGAATGTGTGAAAAGGGTTATCTCGCCGAGCAAATGCAAGGCAATAAAAAAATATACTCAGCTGTCCTTGCTAAGGTACCGACTCTCGCACTTTATGCCCAAGAGTTTGCAAAGCAAATTATGGAGTTGGATGAGCCTCTGCCAATCGCTATGTTTTCAGATAGTAAGTTAATTGCAGCGGATGAATTAGATGAATTAGAAGCCATGTTAGATGAGTTAGCTAAGACGCAAGGTGATAAAGAGTAA
- a CDS encoding sensor histidine kinase — protein sequence MLELINIRHKLWLLIVFPIIALALLLGYAFNRYAHLESEVESLYADRVVPLIQIKKVSDHGAIQIVDILHKYRAGLVSKDEVLMQIADATRVMNDAWQSYLNTYLVTAEQVKVELIEFQLQAVFTHIATLQSAINQGTFLAIPQNQFVTALYEKFDPLTSSLQALTEVQNDVALSIVEQTEQQFSQLKLLLIIFSVIVLVSLIAVGLALYRSIQHPINHIRSQINHIIESSSLEKRIDIDNHNELTDVSLAINQLLSHIHVIHQQLVEAEKLSSLGSLVSGLAHEVNTPLGVSITAVSSCQEQVDVMETGMKAQRLSHAEFLEIMAALDSGLSIAERNLGKTAKLVQEFKNISAEQETDVEQLVDLEAVIRDYCEQTARFQLKMRVEFSATGKLEQLVKINVKALQQILLQLLENARVHGFSNDSDTQPFAAVRLEITDNKIFIRVKDEGVGMSNEVLNRIFEPFYTTARQHGHAGLGLSVTYNLVKKHLEGDLKVNSKAGNGTTFTILLANKTLAQTA from the coding sequence GTGCTAGAGCTAATTAATATTCGCCATAAATTATGGCTGCTAATTGTGTTTCCCATCATTGCGCTTGCCTTACTGCTTGGATATGCTTTTAACCGTTACGCTCACCTTGAGTCAGAAGTAGAATCTCTATACGCCGATCGTGTTGTGCCGCTTATTCAAATAAAAAAAGTATCAGATCACGGTGCGATTCAGATTGTCGACATACTTCATAAGTATCGTGCAGGGCTGGTCTCCAAAGACGAGGTGTTGATGCAAATAGCAGATGCTACTCGGGTCATGAACGACGCGTGGCAAAGCTATCTAAACACATATTTGGTGACGGCGGAGCAAGTCAAAGTTGAACTCATTGAGTTCCAACTGCAGGCCGTATTTACGCATATTGCCACGCTCCAAAGCGCGATAAATCAAGGGACATTTTTAGCGATTCCACAAAATCAGTTTGTTACTGCACTCTATGAAAAGTTCGATCCGTTAACTTCGTCACTACAAGCACTCACCGAGGTACAAAATGACGTCGCACTCAGTATTGTGGAGCAAACCGAGCAACAATTTAGCCAACTAAAGTTGTTGCTCATTATTTTTTCTGTGATTGTATTGGTGAGCTTAATCGCCGTTGGCTTAGCTTTATATCGCTCTATTCAACATCCAATCAATCATATTCGCTCGCAAATCAATCACATTATTGAGAGCTCGAGTCTCGAAAAACGTATCGACATTGATAACCACAATGAACTGACTGATGTTAGCCTTGCCATCAATCAGCTCCTTAGCCACATTCATGTGATCCACCAACAACTGGTAGAGGCGGAAAAATTATCGAGCCTAGGTAGTTTAGTTTCGGGATTGGCTCACGAGGTAAATACCCCACTTGGCGTCTCGATTACCGCAGTGTCATCCTGCCAAGAGCAAGTGGATGTGATGGAAACCGGCATGAAAGCGCAGCGTTTGTCGCACGCTGAGTTTTTAGAAATTATGGCAGCATTGGATTCTGGGTTGTCTATCGCAGAGCGAAATCTCGGCAAAACGGCAAAGCTAGTACAAGAGTTCAAGAATATCTCCGCAGAGCAAGAAACTGACGTCGAGCAACTTGTCGACCTAGAAGCCGTTATTCGCGATTATTGCGAACAAACGGCCCGTTTTCAGTTAAAGATGCGCGTTGAATTTAGCGCTACAGGAAAACTGGAACAACTGGTCAAAATCAACGTTAAGGCGCTACAGCAAATTTTGTTGCAGCTGCTTGAGAATGCTCGAGTGCATGGTTTTAGTAATGATAGCGACACCCAGCCGTTTGCCGCTGTTCGTTTAGAGATCACTGACAATAAAATATTTATTCGAGTCAAAGACGAAGGCGTCGGTATGAGTAATGAGGTCCTAAACCGGATCTTTGAGCCCTTTTACACCACAGCTCGCCAACATGGTCATGCCGGGCTTGGACTTTCCGTCACCTATAATCTCGTCAAAAAACATTTAGAAGGTGACTTAAAAGTCAATTCCAAAGCCGGAAATGGCACAACGTTTACCATCTTGTTGGCGAACAAAACGTTGGCACAAACCGCCTAA
- a CDS encoding response regulator transcription factor has protein sequence MKTSSQLNILVIEDNPAIASNIADYFDMQGHSLDFAYTGEQGCELALTQYFDCIILDIMLPDIEGLEVCQRLRLQADRHIPIIMLTARDTLDDKLAGFAQGADDYLTKPFSLEELAARVSALTCRLNPTSAARTLSVGDADKQVTLNYQNQTVTRGETVLVLPPILFNILKILMESYPRAVSKSELVERIWGEEGTDPDSLRSHIYQLRKAVDKPFPTAIIKTIHSVGLVLDL, from the coding sequence ATGAAAACAAGCTCACAACTCAATATTTTAGTGATTGAGGACAACCCCGCGATTGCAAGTAATATTGCTGATTACTTTGATATGCAGGGACATAGTTTGGACTTTGCCTATACGGGAGAGCAGGGTTGTGAGCTTGCTTTAACGCAATATTTTGACTGTATTATTTTGGATATTATGCTGCCAGATATTGAAGGACTTGAGGTCTGTCAGCGATTAAGACTTCAAGCCGACAGGCATATTCCCATCATAATGTTAACTGCTCGAGATACTTTGGACGATAAATTAGCAGGATTTGCGCAGGGTGCGGATGATTACCTCACCAAACCTTTCTCGCTAGAGGAGCTAGCTGCTCGAGTCAGCGCATTAACTTGCCGATTAAATCCCACATCTGCTGCAAGAACACTCAGTGTAGGGGACGCAGATAAACAGGTTACGCTCAACTATCAAAATCAAACGGTAACACGAGGTGAAACTGTACTCGTGCTACCGCCCATATTGTTCAATATTCTTAAAATTTTGATGGAAAGTTACCCTCGAGCGGTATCAAAGAGTGAGCTCGTTGAGCGTATTTGGGGCGAGGAGGGCACTGACCCGGACTCTTTACGGTCACACATCTACCAATTACGTAAAGCGGTAGATAAGCCATTTCCAACTGCCATTATTAAAACCATTCACAGCGTTGGCTTAGTGCTGGATTTATAG
- a CDS encoding sensor histidine kinase, producing the protein MKTKQLRNRIITYFVSIVVLLSVLFSLITLLFSYIIEDSFFYQILEDERKQIALQIVNNETPKAHFDFVTFHPTTDTLPAVVRTLLAEEPNRKEFSAEAGKHYHIAFLNKDDRGQGLLLAEVSGHLVVRELRGLMLGFSLTLLVIGLVIALLLALGTVKLAKKLLKPLDELMAIVEASPVENLPTNFASQFSQNEIGKFAQTLESALARIRAFVERERQFTRDISHELRTPVTISQGAVSLLNHTELNSKQQELVARIAESDQQMQLTLEALLALAREKANTPEQTNLQSVIEACIINNQALFEHKVLSIDLPGNVFVPMAAQELRLVVQNLLQNAVHHSQGEQIHIRYRDNTLTIADNGQGLPEIFTVNEQAFESGMRGPNSLGTGIGLSLVKRLCEKFSVEVMIESGETGVSVHLKFA; encoded by the coding sequence ATGAAAACAAAACAACTAAGAAACCGCATCATCACTTATTTTGTCTCTATCGTCGTGTTGCTCAGTGTATTATTTTCACTGATCACTTTGCTTTTTAGCTACATCATAGAAGACAGTTTTTTTTATCAAATTTTAGAGGATGAAAGAAAGCAGATAGCGCTTCAAATCGTCAATAACGAGACACCAAAAGCACATTTTGACTTCGTCACATTTCATCCTACAACCGACACTTTACCCGCGGTGGTAAGAACGCTACTCGCTGAGGAACCAAACCGTAAAGAGTTTAGCGCTGAGGCGGGTAAACATTATCATATCGCCTTTCTAAACAAGGATGACCGTGGACAAGGTTTATTGCTTGCTGAAGTAAGCGGCCATCTTGTGGTGCGCGAACTTCGAGGCTTAATGCTTGGTTTTTCACTGACCTTATTGGTGATTGGATTAGTAATCGCGTTATTGTTAGCGCTCGGTACGGTAAAGCTGGCAAAAAAACTACTTAAACCTTTGGATGAGCTTATGGCTATTGTAGAGGCGAGTCCCGTTGAAAACCTACCGACCAATTTTGCATCTCAGTTTTCGCAAAATGAAATTGGTAAATTTGCACAAACGCTAGAATCGGCCCTTGCTCGCATTCGAGCATTCGTTGAGCGTGAACGCCAATTTACCAGAGATATTTCCCATGAATTGAGAACACCTGTCACCATTTCCCAAGGGGCGGTCAGTTTACTCAACCACACTGAGTTAAACAGTAAACAGCAAGAGCTGGTGGCAAGGATAGCGGAGTCTGATCAGCAGATGCAGCTAACACTAGAAGCGTTACTTGCCCTTGCCCGGGAAAAAGCAAATACACCGGAGCAGACTAATCTACAATCCGTGATTGAAGCCTGCATTATTAATAATCAAGCGCTGTTTGAGCATAAAGTCCTAAGTATTGACTTACCCGGCAATGTATTTGTTCCTATGGCCGCGCAGGAGCTAAGATTGGTAGTGCAAAACCTGTTACAGAACGCTGTACATCATAGCCAAGGCGAGCAAATTCATATTCGTTACAGAGATAATACACTAACGATTGCGGATAATGGCCAAGGGTTACCAGAGATCTTTACGGTAAACGAGCAAGCCTTTGAGTCTGGCATGCGGGGTCCTAATAGTTTAGGTACAGGCATTGGCTTATCGCTAGTAAAGCGTCTTTGTGAGAAGTTTTCTGTAGAGGTGATGATTGAAAGTGGCGAAACGGGTGTGTCGGTTCACTTAAAGTTTGCTTAG
- a CDS encoding GNAT family N-acetyltransferase, protein MENRAFKIKVMDLTELEIAAKWALQEGWNPGLSDARCYYQADPNGFLIGYLGDEPIASISVVKYDDTFGFLGFYIVKPEYRGQGYGMQIWQAGLQYLAGCNIALDGVVAQQENYKKSGFKLAYRNIRYEGVGGGEAPNCTNLVALEKLPIEEVIAYDSAFFPAKRVAFVDAWINQPNCYALGINQGNTLSAIGVIRPCHVGYKIGPLYADCAEFAETLFLALRSKVSATEAIYLDVPEVNAAAVALAQKYKMSLSFETARMYTGERPDLPLTRVFGVTSFEIG, encoded by the coding sequence ATGGAAAATAGAGCATTTAAAATAAAAGTAATGGACCTAACTGAATTAGAAATTGCAGCAAAGTGGGCTCTGCAAGAAGGGTGGAACCCTGGGCTTAGCGACGCACGGTGCTACTATCAGGCCGATCCGAATGGCTTTTTAATTGGCTATCTTGGCGATGAACCTATCGCTTCGATTTCGGTGGTTAAGTATGATGATACATTTGGTTTTTTAGGCTTTTATATTGTTAAACCAGAATATCGAGGTCAGGGTTATGGGATGCAGATTTGGCAGGCAGGACTTCAATATCTAGCTGGTTGTAACATCGCACTTGATGGGGTGGTCGCGCAGCAAGAGAATTACAAAAAATCGGGTTTTAAGCTCGCCTATCGCAATATTCGCTACGAAGGCGTAGGTGGTGGCGAAGCGCCTAATTGTACAAACTTAGTGGCACTTGAAAAATTACCGATAGAAGAGGTCATTGCTTACGACAGTGCGTTTTTCCCAGCAAAAAGAGTAGCTTTTGTTGACGCTTGGATTAACCAGCCAAATTGCTACGCCTTAGGTATTAATCAGGGTAATACACTCTCAGCCATAGGTGTGATCCGCCCTTGCCACGTCGGCTATAAAATAGGTCCTCTTTACGCTGATTGTGCTGAATTTGCAGAGACACTCTTCTTAGCGCTTAGGTCCAAGGTATCGGCAACTGAGGCCATTTACTTGGATGTGCCAGAAGTAAATGCAGCTGCTGTTGCGCTTGCACAAAAGTACAAGATGTCGCTTTCTTTTGAAACCGCGAGAATGTACACCGGTGAACGTCCAGATCTGCCATTAACGCGAGTGTTCGGGGTAACTTCGTTTGAAATTGGTTAG
- a CDS encoding M23/M56 family metallopeptidase, producing the protein MELILLSILLWVVLSGLTYALGVKFSTRYVQNKGLWWSVLAVTFVPWLPLEHMDQQNAIPAILFNANLQQFAEPLLVMTKRTQVGSDWLNLTLMALFIVYCVGLIAHFLVLGRQYWRVKRLCSTASKIKLGARSCYQLPITCSPFVFGLRQPKVYLPVEFDTLPKAEQQALILHELTHIDKGDHIAVVIWRILATLAWFNPFIAKMEQGFIRAMEYHCDEVTIAKHSLQPLAYSKALMNSLKRAAAQPKTMNMTASFASNSLTLDDYKKRFSVILKSKKKPNNLVLIGFFVLLSSGLAYGNIQWTMGTAMVSKTWTYPVATPEITSRFGHVSNFRHNKAHQGLDLAGSVGEPAMAVASGTVTIADDKTLPKNYGKVVLIHHDNGYQSLYAHLDSIDVEVGDQVSQGEVIGTIGETGRVTGPHLHLEALHNNMRIDPLTLLEN; encoded by the coding sequence ATGGAACTAATATTACTTTCGATCTTGCTGTGGGTGGTGCTTAGTGGTTTAACGTATGCACTTGGTGTGAAATTTTCTACTCGATATGTACAAAACAAAGGACTTTGGTGGAGTGTATTGGCAGTGACTTTTGTGCCTTGGCTCCCACTTGAACACATGGATCAACAGAATGCCATTCCAGCCATACTGTTCAATGCCAATTTACAACAATTTGCAGAGCCGCTACTGGTAATGACGAAGCGCACTCAAGTTGGGTCTGACTGGCTAAACCTGACGCTCATGGCTTTATTTATAGTCTATTGCGTTGGGCTTATTGCTCATTTTTTGGTACTTGGGAGACAGTATTGGCGAGTAAAACGCCTCTGTAGTACCGCCTCAAAAATAAAGCTCGGCGCACGGAGTTGCTATCAATTGCCAATTACTTGCTCTCCTTTTGTGTTCGGACTGAGGCAACCTAAAGTGTATTTGCCGGTGGAATTTGACACGCTACCAAAAGCCGAGCAGCAAGCACTTATTCTGCATGAGTTAACCCACATAGATAAGGGCGACCATATTGCTGTTGTAATTTGGCGAATACTCGCGACGCTTGCTTGGTTTAATCCGTTTATTGCAAAAATGGAACAGGGCTTTATTCGAGCGATGGAATATCACTGTGATGAGGTGACGATAGCGAAGCACAGTCTTCAGCCTTTGGCTTATAGCAAAGCATTAATGAACTCTTTAAAACGGGCTGCTGCGCAGCCGAAAACGATGAATATGACTGCAAGTTTCGCGTCTAATTCACTGACTTTAGATGACTATAAAAAGCGTTTTAGCGTTATTCTTAAATCTAAAAAGAAGCCAAATAACCTTGTGTTGATAGGGTTTTTTGTGTTGCTTAGTTCAGGTTTAGCCTATGGCAATATTCAATGGACAATGGGAACGGCAATGGTCAGTAAAACATGGACATACCCAGTCGCCACACCTGAAATAACATCAAGGTTTGGGCATGTATCGAACTTTCGTCACAATAAAGCACATCAAGGACTGGATTTAGCTGGCAGCGTTGGTGAACCTGCGATGGCGGTTGCCAGCGGTACGGTCACGATTGCTGATGATAAAACCTTGCCTAAGAATTACGGTAAAGTGGTGTTGATCCATCATGACAATGGTTATCAAAGTCTATACGCACACCTTGATAGCATTGATGTTGAAGTGGGTGATCAAGTATCACAAGGAGAAGTGATCGGTACCATAGGTGAAACCGGTCGAGTCACTGGTCCACATCTACATCTAGAAGCTCTGCATAACAACATGCGTATTGATCCGCTGACCTTATTGGAAAATTAA
- a CDS encoding alpha/beta hydrolase, translated as MVKQNWRKAMLVVTGIIAGVAAVWYAVFGLKPYSVTTEELTQIYSYEQKAVEVNLSPLKTNHFALEYTTFDGDKVNGHILYPSNYDATKPMPVMVGVHGMGRSDVRWIQESFKGRDTFEQTDELTKMALANGYAVVAIDSRNHGKRKNLDHNIIEVMHDLDWWGKRDPYEKLIIDSVKDHRVLLDWVATQPQFDQNQISVAGYSMGGQISLILAALDKRVDNVLSIVPPYLTNAVARVAIKNFATAVDSPKVWLVSADDDEYASERENEALFEAIASVKKHHVVIEGEHILPEGYYKKLQGWY; from the coding sequence ATGGTTAAGCAAAACTGGAGAAAAGCAATGTTAGTAGTGACTGGAATTATCGCAGGCGTTGCCGCTGTTTGGTATGCAGTGTTTGGATTAAAGCCATATAGCGTTACTACAGAGGAATTAACGCAAATATATAGCTATGAGCAAAAGGCGGTGGAGGTAAATCTTTCGCCATTAAAAACCAATCACTTTGCGCTTGAGTACACGACGTTTGATGGCGATAAAGTCAATGGTCATATTCTCTACCCAAGTAATTACGACGCGACTAAACCAATGCCCGTTATGGTGGGTGTCCACGGTATGGGCCGAAGTGATGTACGCTGGATACAAGAGAGCTTTAAGGGGCGTGATACGTTTGAGCAAACGGATGAGCTTACCAAAATGGCACTAGCAAATGGGTATGCAGTGGTTGCTATTGATTCGAGGAATCATGGTAAGCGTAAAAATCTTGATCATAATATTATTGAAGTGATGCATGATTTAGATTGGTGGGGCAAGCGCGATCCATACGAAAAGTTAATTATTGATTCGGTAAAAGACCACCGAGTATTGCTTGATTGGGTAGCAACTCAGCCGCAATTTGATCAAAACCAAATCAGCGTTGCAGGATACAGCATGGGAGGTCAAATCAGTTTAATTTTAGCTGCACTGGATAAACGAGTAGATAATGTGTTATCAATTGTTCCGCCTTACCTGACTAACGCGGTGGCTCGAGTGGCGATTAAAAACTTTGCGACGGCTGTTGATTCTCCCAAGGTGTGGTTGGTCTCGGCGGATGACGATGAATACGCCAGCGAGCGTGAAAATGAAGCATTATTCGAGGCCATTGCGAGTGTTAAAAAACATCACGTGGTCATTGAAGGTGAGCATATCTTGCCTGAAGGCTACTATAAAAAACTACAAGGCTGGTATTAA
- a CDS encoding SDR family oxidoreductase, translating to MSKQLTGKVAFITGSAKNMGKDFAIALAKQGADLVIHYHSAHSKPQALETQKEVEALGVRTTLVHGDVSNKAQVMNIFEHIISEFDGVDIVINNAGTISKKPFVEYSEEDFDRLFGINCKGAFFVMQEAAKHIRDNGRIINMGTSLLAAFTGNYALYAGSKAPLEHFTRALAKEIGHRGVTVNTIAPGPIDTDFFHGEENEQTVNYLQSASVMNRLGQVDDITPAVLYLASEQSRWTTGQTLFVNGGFVTR from the coding sequence ATGTCTAAGCAATTAACAGGTAAGGTTGCGTTTATCACAGGGTCAGCCAAAAATATGGGCAAGGATTTTGCCATAGCGCTGGCTAAGCAAGGCGCTGATCTTGTCATTCACTATCATAGTGCGCATTCTAAACCACAAGCACTTGAAACCCAGAAGGAAGTTGAAGCGCTGGGTGTTAGGACGACGCTAGTACACGGAGATGTCAGCAATAAAGCGCAGGTAATGAATATATTTGAGCATATTATTAGTGAGTTTGACGGCGTAGATATCGTTATCAATAATGCCGGTACTATCAGTAAAAAACCGTTTGTTGAGTATAGCGAGGAGGATTTTGACAGGCTATTTGGGATCAACTGTAAAGGGGCATTTTTTGTGATGCAAGAAGCCGCTAAACATATTCGTGATAACGGTCGGATCATTAATATGGGCACTTCGCTGCTGGCAGCATTTACTGGAAATTATGCGCTCTATGCTGGCTCAAAAGCACCACTTGAGCATTTCACTCGTGCGCTAGCAAAGGAAATCGGACATCGAGGAGTGACCGTCAATACCATCGCACCAGGTCCAATTGACACTGACTTTTTCCATGGCGAAGAAAACGAGCAAACCGTTAATTATTTGCAGTCTGCAAGTGTAATGAACCGACTAGGGCAAGTAGACGATATTACCCCTGCGGTGCTTTATCTTGCGTCGGAGCAATCACGCTGGACGACTGGGCAAACTTTGTTTGTTAACGGAGGCTTTGTCACTCGTTAA